In Opitutus sp., one genomic interval encodes:
- a CDS encoding hybrid sensor histidine kinase/response regulator: MYSAISRILIADDTPALHESYRNIFAVETDALAGLPGMAKFAPNHMEPNSPVAPTYALTHVKQGEEALATASNAQQIGEPFALAILDVRMPPGIDGVQTARRLREQHPDMQIVLCTAFADYSWSDLLNAFPESDGVLLLKKPFDAIEIHQIAAALCRKWHLAMENQAHVRNLEKRVAERTAQLTQTTAELASALTAAQGANRAKDAFLRCVSHELNTPLNGIHGAASLLCLQTDPTTQKMGQIITESSSRLNRMFNRILIYLQLDGTPARTPQPLQPAGLLARSVEPHRTAAQAKGLTLQSSFTAPPLLMVHGRSGLVETALDNLMENAIKFTSTGSVCVNLNYDHPTQTLIIEVTDTGEGIVQSQRENLFNLFTPGDTSLTRKQSGAGLGLALVSRIARVIDGEISMRPGVPVGSVFTLKVPCTVPETK; the protein is encoded by the coding sequence ATGTACTCAGCTATTTCCCGCATCCTGATCGCAGACGACACCCCGGCACTGCACGAATCCTACCGCAACATCTTCGCGGTCGAGACCGACGCGTTGGCTGGCCTGCCTGGCATGGCAAAATTCGCCCCGAATCACATGGAGCCCAACTCCCCGGTGGCGCCGACCTACGCGCTCACCCATGTGAAACAAGGCGAGGAAGCCCTGGCCACCGCCTCCAACGCCCAACAAATCGGCGAGCCCTTCGCGCTGGCCATCCTCGATGTGCGTATGCCACCAGGCATCGACGGGGTGCAAACCGCCCGCCGCCTGCGCGAGCAACACCCCGACATGCAGATCGTGCTGTGCACGGCGTTCGCCGACTACTCGTGGAGCGACCTGCTGAATGCGTTTCCCGAAAGCGACGGCGTTCTGCTGCTCAAAAAGCCTTTCGACGCGATTGAGATCCACCAGATTGCCGCCGCCCTCTGCCGCAAGTGGCACTTGGCTATGGAGAATCAAGCACACGTACGTAACCTGGAAAAACGGGTCGCGGAACGCACGGCGCAACTCACCCAAACCACCGCCGAGTTGGCCTCCGCGCTCACTGCCGCACAAGGGGCCAATCGCGCCAAAGACGCCTTCCTGCGTTGCGTCAGTCACGAGCTCAACACGCCGCTCAACGGCATCCATGGTGCCGCCAGCCTGCTCTGCCTGCAGACTGACCCGACGACCCAGAAAATGGGCCAAATCATCACCGAATCGAGCTCCAGGCTCAACCGGATGTTCAACCGGATTCTGATCTATCTTCAGCTGGACGGAACCCCTGCACGGACGCCCCAGCCCCTGCAACCGGCCGGGTTGCTTGCGCGCTCGGTTGAACCCCATCGCACGGCGGCGCAGGCCAAGGGCCTGACGCTTCAGTCCAGTTTCACCGCCCCGCCCCTGCTCATGGTTCACGGCCGTTCCGGTCTGGTTGAAACCGCCCTCGATAACCTGATGGAAAACGCCATCAAGTTCACCTCGACCGGATCGGTCTGCGTAAACCTAAACTATGATCACCCCACGCAGACGCTGATCATTGAAGTCACCGACACGGGTGAAGGAATCGTGCAAAGCCAGCGCGAGAATTTGTTCAACCTGTTCACCCCGGGAGATACCAGCCTGACGCGCAAGCAGTCCGGGGCGGGGCTGGGCCTGGCGCTGGTCTCGAGAATCGCGCGTGTAATCGATGGCGAAATCAGCATGCGCCCCGGTGTACCAGTCGGCAGCGTGTTCACGCTTAAGGTGCCCTGCACGGTGCCTGAAACGAAGTAG